The Roseovarius nanhaiticus genome includes the window CGACCGCCAGTCTCTGGTCGATGCGCTGGAAACTCATGACAGCATTCAAAGCGAGTTGTCGGACAATATCGAACTGATCGAGATGGGCGAGGCCGAGGGTGACGCCGATGTTGTCACCGAGGCCGAAACCGCCCTCAAGGCGCTGAAAAAGCGGGCCGCGGCGAAGGAGCTGGAAGCGCTGCTGAACGGCGAGGCGGATGCCAACGACACCTTCCTCGAGATCAACGCGGGTGCGGGCGGCACCGAAAGCTGTGATTGGGCCAACATGCTAGCGCGGATGTATGTCCGCTGGGCCGAAAAGCGCGGCTATACGGTGGAGTTGCAGTCCGAGCAGTCGGGCGACGAGGCGGGGATCAAATCGGCCGCCTACAAGATCAGCGGGCACAATGCCTATGGATGGCTCAAATCGGAATCGGGGGTGCACCGTCTTGTCCGCATCAGCCCCTTCGACAGCGCGGCCAAACGGCACACGTCCTTTTGTTCGGTCTGGGTCTATCCGGTGGTCGATGACGACATCGAGATCGAGGTGAACCCCGCTGATATCCGCATCGACACCTATCGCAGCTCGGGCGCGGGCGGCCAGCACGTCAACACCACTGACTCGGCGGTGCGGATCACGCACCATCCCACAGGGATCGTCGTGACCTCGTCCGAGAAATCTCAGCACCAGAACCGGGATATCGCCATGAAGGCGCTGAAATCGCGGCTTTATCAGCTGGAGCTGGACCGCCGCAATGCAGCCATCAACGAGGCGCATGATGCCAAGGGCGATGCGGGGTGGGGCAACCAGATACGTTCCTACGTTCTGCAGCCCTACCAGATGGTCAAGGATCTGCGGACGCAGGTCGAGACATCCGACACCAAGGGCGTTCTGGACGGCGATCTCGATCAGTTCATGGCCGCGACACTGGCGATGAACGTCAGCGGCAAGAGCCGGGCCGAGGCGCAAGGCGAGTGATGCCAGCGCCCCGGCATTCGTGCGGGAATGTGAGTATTTTTACCAAGATGAAAATAGGACGACGGTGCTATTTCAGCGGATCGTGGCCCCAGTTCATCAGTGAGTAGCGCCAGTCGGAATGCTTCACATCCTCGTCGGGGCCGCCCTGCGCGGTGTGGCGTTTGATGTAGCCCGTGACCTTCGCCATGTGGTCCCACTGATCCTCTGACAGATCGTCCTTGTTGGTGCGCAGTATCTTGACGATGCGCCGGCCCGAGGCGTGTCCAGTGGACTCGCCGCTTTCACTGTCACCGACGGATTTCGACTCTTCCGTCTCGAGGAATTCTTCGAGTTCCTTTGGCGCCATATTGACCAGATTGCGCCATTCGTCCCAGATCTGATCGCGGGATTTGGATGAGGACATGCCGGAGGCTCCTTTGCTGTGGCTTTGCAAAGCAACCCGCCCGGGGACAAATGGGTTTCATCCCATGCGCTGACCGCGCTTATTCTTCGCGCCCGTATCTGGCAAGGCGCCCGTGCAAGTGCCGCGCTTGCGGCGCGCCTGCCTCGAGCGCGAAGACATAGGCATGCGTCAGGAAAAAGCAGGATGCGTCGAGATCGTTGGCGCTATCTGCTGCCTCCGTATAAAGCGCGATCAGCGCGGCGTGATCCGGCCCCTCATGGGCGGCGAGCATCCGGCTGTGCAGATCGCCGCTCATTCCGCCGCCTTGGCCGCGCCGCGATGCGCCTCGACCTTGCCTGCGACCCAGGCGTGGAAGCAATGGGTCGGGCTGTCCATGACGGGTGAGAAGCGACCGCCATCGAAGCTGGTTACGTGTCGGCCCTTCTGCATGCCCTCGACAACGAAGATGTCCTCTTCGAAGACCGTCTTCCAGAGTTGGGAATTGCGCGCCTTTAGCCCCTCGTCGATGCCCGGCTCGGCGTAATAGAGATGGATATGCTCGGCCGTGCGTTCGAGGCTTTTTGGCTCGAGAATGATGGCGAAGGCATGGTCGCGGTGCACCCCAAGGAGCACATTGGGATAGGCCGCAATATATTCGGCCTGCTCGTTCCACTTGGCGCCGACATCGGCGAAATCTGGGAAAGTGTCGCCGTTTTCGTTGGTGAGCTGGCGATAGACCATCGTGCCCTGGCCGGAGAAGGCGCCCGGCTCCTCGATATGGTAGTGATCCTCGAGGCGTGAATAGCTGTTGAGGCCGGGATGAACCCAGGGCAGATGGTAGCTCTCGCAGTAATTTTCGACCGCGAGTTTCCAGTTTGTCTGAACCTCAAGGGTAAAGCGGCTGCCTGCGCCGCCGTGATGCACCGGCAGGTCAAACTCGCGCCAGCGATGGATGATGGGGGCCATCGCTTCTTCGAAATCGGGCGCGTCGCCCGAGACATTGATCCAGACGACGTCGCGCCAGATGTGGCTGCGAACCTCGATGAGGCCTAATTCACTACGCTTGATGGCCGGGTGGGTATTTTGCCCCGGTCCGCCCACATGAGGGGTCGAGACAAGCGCGCCCTTGGTCGAGTAGCACCAAGAGTGATAGGGGCAGCGGATCGCGCCCTCGATCTTGCGGGGCTCTTCGACCAGGATCATGCCGCGATGGCGGCAGATGTTCTGAAAGACGCGTACATCGCCGTCCTTGTCCCGCAGAAGCAAGAGCGGCATCCCGAGAAAGGTGATTGGTACGGCATCGCCCGGATCGGGAACGTCGGCGCCCACCGCGAGGCCGGCCCATTGGGAGTAGAGCAGGGCGTGCTTTTCCTCCTCGAAGACTGCGGGATCGACGTAATGCGCATTCGGCAGGCCATTGGCGGTCTCGACTGGCGCGCGCACGGAACTCAGGTCGGTCACGGTCATGGCAATGCTCTCCGATCTCGGTGGTGTCGTGGCACCAGTATGACGCGGCGCACACGGCGAGACCGCCAATTCGCGACAGCGATTGCCTCAAGGCGACAGCGCCGCCGCAAGGAAATCGGACGCGCCCTCAGCGAAATGGCTGATCGAGGCGCAGGAGACGGGCGTGAAAGGGAGGGAGGTCGTCGAGGCCAACGAGGGATTTCCCGCGCGCGGCGGCAAGGATCGCGGCGGTATTTCCGCCCAGATGCTCGTAGACCATGCGGGCCGCGCGGATGCCGGCGATCTTTTCGCGCACTGTGCGGGTGACATAGCCTTCCCAGAGGTTCGACTGGAACGAGGTTTCTGGCGCCAGGAAGTTGAACGAGCAGGCCAGCGAATTGCGATGCGTGACGAGGATCATGATGCCCTCTTCCTGTCGCAGGACAATGCCACGGAATTCGCGGTCGTGGCGCGCGGTCGAGAGGCCCTGTCGGCGCAGCGCGTCCAGCGGCTCGGACCCGCGCAGGAAGGTGTAGCCGTCTTGTCGGTGAATATAGATCAGGCCGCGCACAAAGAGCGTTTCATCGACAAAACTGCGCCGGACGAAGCGGTAGATACCGCTGGGAAAGAGATCCTCGGGCACCGTTACCGGCTCTTTGCCGAAAAAACCGGCGACTGCGGGGTGATCCAGCAAGTCGAATGAGGCATTGCGCAGGCTATCTGCGGGTTCCAGAAGGATACGCGCGTCGGTGCCAAAGAACTGACAGATCCGGTCGAGCACATCGGGCCGCGGAAAACTCTCGCCGGTCAGATACCTGTTGAATTGGGTGCGGTTGATTCCCAAATCGCGGCACAGTCCGGCGATGGAGGGATAATCAGCGCTGAGTTTGCGCAGGTTTTCTCCGAAAATGGCGCGGATACGGGCCGGGTCGGCGTCGCGATTGGCCTGTGGGCTGTGCAAATCTGCCATCTTGGCTGCCGTATCAGGGCCTACGGCGCGCTGCGCCGTGTACTGATTGGGTTTGGAGGTTTTCGGGTCGGCGAAGGCTCATGGTCGTACACCTTTCCGGTCAATTTCGCATCCGATCATGCCACCTCACCATGTTTGGTACATGTTGTCACGGTATGTGACGCTACTTGGCGTCATATTTTGCGACTCGTGACACAAATGGATCATCTCGTCCGGCGATTCCGCGATAGCCCCCATCGCGCAAAAACGACATTTTGGTTAATGGGACAAATCCCGGACAGAGAAGGCGGATAACGCGGACAGTCCGGGAACGCAAGAACAGCGGCGCCTGGTGCCGCGACTGGGCAGATTATTTGGGGGTGGCTTACATGTACGGTGTCGTTCTTTGGACTGATCAACGGCAAAATCGCGCGGTTATCTGGTGCGAGGATCATGGTGATCTGGCCTTCTATCGCGGCGCTGAAGGTGGTGATGCGGCGATGGCTGCGGGCGATCTGGTCGAGTTCGATCTGCGCGACACTGGCGAGATGCGTCTGGCCGACACGCCGCGCCTGATCACGCAGCGCAGCCATCCGACGCTGTGCACCGAGCTGAAAAAAGCAGGTGCAAAATTGGGCGTCCTGAAGGCCAGCCCACGGCGCGCGGCCAATAGCGATCATGCCGCCAACGTCATTCGGTTTCACGACGCGCGCGTTGCCGCCTACGCCTGAATGTACCCGCCGAAATTGGAAAGGGCGGGCCTGCCAGCCCGCCCTTTTTCTTGTAGGGCCGCGTTTTTCTAGCTGCCGCGGGGCAGGGCAGCGATGCCTGTTCTGGCAAGATCAGAAAGGCCCAACGGGCGCATCAGATCCGCAAAGGCATCGATCTTTTCCGACGTCCCGGTGATTTCAAAGGTAAAGCTGTCGAGGGTCGAATCCACGACGTTGGTCCGGAAAATATCCGCCAGGCGCAGCGCCTCGACACGCTTGTCACCGGTGCAGATCACCTTCATCAACGCCAGCTCCCGCTCGACCGCGCGGCCTTCGACCGTCAGGTCGTTGACGCCGTGGACCGGCACGATCCGGCCCAGCTGCGCCTTGATCTGCTCGATCACCTGGGGCGTTCCGGTGGTGACGATGGTGATGCGGCTCATATGGCCTTCGTGGTCGATTTCGGCCACGGTGAGGCTGTCGATATTATACCCCCGGCCCGAGAAAAGCCCGATGACCCGCGCCAGCACGCCGGCCTCGTTATCGACCAGAACGGCCAGGGTATGGCGCTCTTCCACATCCGAAAAGTTGGGACGCAGGTTGTAGGCCGAATGCTTGTTCGAGCCTTTCTTGATCTTGAGTGCGGACATTTACTGTCTCCTTCGTGCCGGGCCGGCGCCGAATACGTCCAGACCCGAAAATGTTTTGTATTGAAGAGCCTGCGGGCCGCCCTTAAACCATCACCGCGCCTTTGGAGCCAATGGCGTCCTTGGTGGACGCCTCACCCAGCAGCATCTTGTTATGCGGCTCGCCCGAGGGGATCATCGGGAAGCAGTTCTCATGCTTTTCCACGAGGCAATCGAAGATCACCGGGCCGTCATACTTGATCATCTCGTTGATCGCGTCATCGAGATCGGCCGGATCCTCGCAGCGGATGCCCTTGGCGCCGAAGGCCTCGGCCAGCTTGACGAAATCGGGCAGGGCCTCGGACCAGCTGTGCGAATAGCGCTCGCCATGCAGAAGCTCTTGCCACTGACGCACCATGCCGAGGCGTTCGTTGTTGAGGATGAACTGCTTGACCGGCAGGCGAAACTGGATGGCGGTCCCCATCTCCTGCATGTTCATCAGCCAGCTGGCCTCACCCGCGACGTTGATGACCAGCGCATCGCGGTGGGCCATCTGAACGCCGATCGACGCGGGAAAACCGTAGCCCATCGTGCCAAGGCCGCCCGATGTCATCCAACGGTTCGGATCCTCGAAGCCGAGATATTGCGCCGCCCACATCTGGTGCTGGCCCACCTCGGTGGTGATGTAGCGATCATGTCCCTTTGTCAGCGCTTCGAGGCGCGCGAGGGCGTGCTGCGGCTTGATCACTTTGCCCGCTTGCTTGAAGCTGAGGCAATCGACCTTGCGCCATTCATCAATGCGCGCGTTCCACTTGCCGATCGCTTCGGCATTGACCTTGCGGCCACGCGATTTCCAGACATTCAGCAGGTCCTCGAGCACATGGGCAATGTCGCCCACAATCGGAATATCGGTCTTGATCACCTTGTTGATCGACGAGGGATCGATGTCGATATGCGCCTTCTTCGAGCCAGGAGAGAACGCGTCGAGCCGTCCGGTGATCCGGTCGTCGAAGCGCGCGCCGATATTGATCATCAGATCGCAATCGTGCATCGCCATGTTCGCCTCGTAAAGGCCGTGCATGCCCAGCATCCCGAGCCATCCTTTGCCTGACGCCGGATAGGCGCCAAGGCCCATGAGCGTCGAGGTGATCGGAATGCCCGTCGCCTCCACCAGCTCGCGCAAGAGCTGGCTGGCCGCCGGGCCGGAATTGATCACGCCGCCGCCGGTGTAGAAGACCGGGCGCTTGGCCGTCTCCATCGCGGCCACCAGCTCGGTAATGGCATCGAGATCGCCTTTGACCTGCGGCTGGTAGTGCGACGTACGCACTTTTTGCGGGCCGACATAGTCGGCGCTGGCGAATTGCACATCCTTGGGAATGTCCACCAGCACCGGGCCGGGGCGGCCCTTGGTCGCCACGTGGAACGCCTCGTGGATCGTTGCCGACAGCTTGGCGGTGTCCTTGACCAGCCAGTTATGCTTGGTGCAGGGGCGGGTTATGCCCACGGTATCCGCTTCCTGGAAGGCGTCCGAGCCGATCATGAAGGTTGGCACCTGGCCCGTGAGGACGACGATGGGGATGCTGTCAAGCAGCGCATCGGTGAGGCCGGTCACGGCATTCGTGGCCCCCGGCCCGGAGGTCACAAGAACCACGCCGGGTTTGCCACTGGAGCGGGCATAGCCTTCGGCCGCGTGCACGGCGCCCTGTTCGTGGCGCACCAGAATATGCTGGATGCCTTCTTGCTGGAATACTTCGTCATAGATCGGCAGAACGGCGCCACCGGGATAGCCAAAGACGACTTCAACGCCCTGATCCTTGAGGGCTTGAACCACCATTTTCGCTCCGGTCATCTGACGTGTCATCGCTTTGCTCCGTTCATGACATCAATCCGCTTGCGCGCATAAAAAAGCCCCCGTTGATCGGGGGCGCATGGGGTCTGGTCTGGGTGTCCGTTTACCGGCCCATGCGCAATTTCCGTGTGATTACTACTAGAGGCGCCAATGGACCACTCCCTTTTGCGTGCCAGCGGACATTATGACCGGGTTCGAGGGGCGTCAAGCGCCATGGGCGGATAAAATGTCGCGGTAGTACACTTTTCTTTCCATTTGTTGCGCAAAACGGATCGAATTTGATTGGATGCAGGGCTGATGAGCCTGAAAGGCATAATGTCGCTCTGCCCATGACGCGACCAAAAGGCGTGGGATGCGCTGGATACCTGCCGCGAGCGGGCAGGCATTCGGCCAAAGCGCGCACCCTATTGGCGGCTTGGCAACCCCAAGACGACACCTGGGCGTATGACCGATGGATCATACGCCTTGCGTGCGAAGACGTCGCAAACATCTGCGGCGAAGCTGTCCAGCGGGTCCATTGGGTAGTCAGGATCGAAGCTGGATTGATCCCAACGCTCGCAGAAATCCGCACAGCTTTGATAGCAAGGATGATGCCGGAACTTCTGCCGCTCTTCGGGGTCCCATCCGTAATGATGGGCGTAATAGGCCATCTGAAAAATCCCATGATGCTCGACCACCCAAGCCACCTCTTCGCGCACGTAGGGGCGGAGGATTTCTGCGGCCATCCGGTCATGGTTCTGCGGGGCCAGCCGGTCGCCGATGTCATGCAAGAGCGCCGCAACCACCCAATCGCGATCCGCGCCGTCCTGCCGTGCGCGCGTGGCCGCTTGCAAGCCATGCTCGAGCCGGGTGATCTGGTACCCGGCCAGCGTTTCGTCCGCCTGCGCTGCAAGCTCCTTGAGAAGACGGCCGGCGGTGCCCGCGAGGAACGGTTGTTCCAGCTTTTCCAGCAATTCGTAGTCTTCGCGCGTGCCATCCTTCATCTGGGTGAAGGACACTGTCGGGCCACTTTTTGTCATGAATATGCCTCCGGTCCTGGGCGGTGTCTGGCGGGTGCGCAATGGTCCGATACGGGTAGTGCGCTGCGGTAGCTTGGCGCAAGACGCCGCAGAGCGCCAGATATGTCGAGAGGCAAATGCAGGCGCCGGGATCTACCGGGCGACATCAGATCAGGCGAGCGTCCAGTCCGGTCGGGCCGACGCCGCCGCGCCAAGGGCCGGGCACCGCGTCAGAACACGGCATGCGCGCCGCGGTCATCCGTGATCTTGTTGGCGGCCAGCTGAGCGTAATGATCTGCCAAGGTCTGCACGCCGAATTCGGGCGTTGCATCGGCGTCGTATCGCCCTCGCGCCGCATCCCAGACCAGCATGGATTCCGTGGCGTAATAGTGTCCGATACGGGCCAGCTCTGCCTTGCTGCGCAAGCGCCGCGAGGCGAGGCCGCCGAGGATCAGACCCGCCTTGATACACGACATCAACGCAAGCGGCACGTGCTGGAACCGGGGCCGCCGGCCCAAAGCGTCGAACAGCATTTCGCCTTGCGCGCGCGGCGTGATGGCGGGGCCGGGACCGCCGATGGGCAGAATGCGGTTCTGCAATTGGGCGTCGGACAAGCAACTCGCCAGATACCGGGCCAGATCCTCGTTGCCGATGGGTTTGCAGGCGGTCAGGGCGCCATCCCCGAAAAGCAAGAAGGGCTTGCCTGCCCGCACGCGCGCCATCTGTCCCGACAGGGATTTGAAATACGCGGTGGGGCGCACGATGGACCAAGTGATCGGGGCGGCCTGCAACTCGGCCTCGAAGGCCAGCTTGGCACGTTGAAACGCCAGCATAGGCTTTTGCACGCAAATCGCGGATAATAGGACGAAATGCGTCGCCCCGGCGCGGATGGCAGCGCCCAGAGCAAGACTGTTCAGCCCGTGGTCGATGGCGTGCGCGTCCTCCGGCGCGCCGCTGCGCGATGCCACGCAAGAGATTACGGCAACGCAATCATGCTCGGTCATCAACGCCAAAAGGGCGTCTTGGGTCATGTCGCAGAAAACGGCACCGGGAAGGTCACTGCTATCAGAGCCGTGCCGCACGGGCGCGCACACGGTGTAGTCTGCGGCTACTAGGGCACTGAATGTGGCGCGACCGATCGTTCCGGTCGCGCCCAGCAAGAGGACAGATTTGGGCGGCCTTGTCATGCCGCCAACGCTATATCAGGTCGCGCTGCATCGCTCCGCATGATTCCGGATTTGCTCAAGGAAGGTGGCCACCCGCTATGGATCCGATTCATGCGGTTGATCAAGTCACCCCTCGCCCTGGCGTGCATGCATGATGAAGCCCATCAGGTTCAGCAACACCTGCGCGGCCAAGACAGATGTGCTGTCGCCCGCGTCATAGGCGGGCGCGACCTCGACCAGATCGATTCCGACAATCTCGTTGCGCTGCGCCACTTGCTGCAAAAGCTCCAGCACATCGTAATAAAGAAAGCCGCCATGGCTGGGCGTGCCGGTGCCGGGCGCGATGGAGGGGCAGAAGCCGTCAATATCAAGCGTGATGTAGACGCGCGCGCCTTCGGGGATGCGCCCGGCCAACGCTTTGGGGCCGATAGCGCGGCACTGGCGAACCGAGAGGATATCCGAGCCCATGGCGCGGGCGGCGTCGTATCCTTCCTTGGCCGTCGAGCTGACGTTGCGGATTCCCAATTGTGTGAGGCCGGTGACATAGGGCTTCTCGGCGGCGCGGCGCATCGGGTTGCCGTGGCCATTGCGGACGCCGTGGCGCTCGTCCACGAAATCCAAATGGGCGTCGATCTGGAGGATATGGATATCGCCGTGACCTTCGAAGGCGTCGATGCAAGGAATATTGATCGAATGGTCGCCGCCAATTGTGACGGGCAGGGCACCTGCCTTGAGGATCGCGCGCACACCTGCCGCGATATTGGCATGGCTCTGCGCGGTGTCGGTATGAATGATATCGGCATCGCCGATATCGACGATGCGCACATCCGCGCCCAGATAGGTCAGGTCATCTTCGTGATCATAGGCGCCGCCATGGCCGAAACTGAACAGCGTCGATGCCTCGCGCACAGAGCGCGGACCAAAGCGCGCACCGGGGCGAAACTGTGTGCCGCCGTCAAAGGGTGCGCCGAGGATGGCTATATCGGCATCGATCGTGTCCCAATCCTCTATATAGGCCCGTTTGCCGAAGGTCGATATTCCGACGAAGGGCAGGTTGAGCCGTCCGCTCTCATAGCCATGTCCGCTCATGCACTCTCTCCTCCATTGATGCACCTTGCCAGATAGTCAGGACGCGCGCGCCCCGGCAAGCCACCTTTTGCCGCAAGTGTTCCTTTTGCCTTTCGCACCTGCCGCATTCGTGAAATAGGGACTTGCCAAACGATCCTATCATGGAGAAACGTGATGAAGATTCGTGAGGCCTTGACCTTCGATGATGTCCTTCTGCTTCCTGCTGCATCCAATGTGCTGCCCAGCACGGCCGATACCCGGACCCGTGTGACGCGCTCCATTTCGCTCAACATTCCGCTGCTCAGCTCTGCCATGGATACCGTGACCGAGAGCCGGATGGCGATCTGCATGGCGCAGTATGGCGGCATGGGCGTCATTCACCGCAATTTCAATGTCGAAGAACAGGCAAACGAGGTCCGGCGGGTCAAACGGTTTGTCAGCGGCATTGTCTATAGTCCGATCACCCTGACGCCAGACCAGACGCTGGCGGATGCCAATGCGCTGCAAGAGCAATATCGCGTCAGCGGCTTTCCGGTCGTGGACGAGTCGGGCCGCGTCCTTGGCATCGTCACCAATCGCGACATGCGCTTTGCCGAAGATCCGCGGACGCCGGTGCGTGCCATGATGACCGCGGACGATCTGGCGATCCTGCAGGAACCGGCCGATCTGGATGAGGCCAAGTCCCTGATGAAGGAGCGCCGCATCGAAAAGCTGCTGGTGACGGACGCGCAAGGCAAGCTGACCGGCCTTCTGACGCTGAAGGACAGCGAGCAGGCTGTGCTTAACCCCTCAGCCTGCAAGGACCATTTGGGCCGTCTGCGCGTAGCCGCTGCAACCACCGTGGGCGATGCGGGCTTCGAGCGGAGCGAGGCTTTGGTAGATGCGGGCGCCGACATGATCGTGATCGACACGGCACACGGGCATTCCGCCGGCGTCGCAGAGGCCGTGCGCCGCGCCAAGAAGATAGCTGGCGATGTTCAGATCGTTGCCGGCAATGTCGCGACGGGTGATGCAGTTCGCGCGCTGATCGACGCGGGCGCGGATGCGGTCAAGGTGGGCATCGGCCCCGGCAGCATCTGCACGACGCGCATGGTGGCCGGCGTAGGAGTGCCGCAACTGACGGCAATCATGGATTGTGTCGCCGCGGCGGGCGACACACCGATCATCGCCGATGGTGGCATCAAGATGTCGGGTGATTTCGCCAAGGCGATTGCCGCCGGCGCCTCTTGCGCCATGGTGGGCAGCATGATCGCCGGCACGGATGAAAGCCCTGGCGAAATGATCCTTTTCCAAGGCCGCTCGTACAAAGCCTATCGCGGCATGGGCAGCCTCGGCGCAATGGCGCGCGGCAGCGCCGATCGCTATTTCCAGAAGGACGCAGCAAGCGACAAGCTGGTGCCCGAGGGGATCGAGGGGCAGGTGCCCTACAAAGGATCCGCCGGGGCCGTGATTCATCAGCTGGTGGGCGGCTTGCGCGCTGCTATGGGGTACACGGGCTGCGCCACGGTCGAGGACATGCGCGCGAATTGTGAGTTCGTGCGCATCACCGGCGCAGGTCTTAGTGAGAGCCATGTGCACGATGTACAGATCACACGTGAATCTCCCAATTATCGGATTGGGTAATGGTATCAGTGTGATCTGCGCCATAGTTAAAGTAACGGGATTGGCTCTGTGACTCCCGGCGCGCGCATTCAGGCAGCAATCGACGTGCTGGACCGGATCGGCGCCGGTACGCCCGCCGAAAAGGCGCTGACGGGCTGGGCGCGCGGGGCGCGGTTCGCAGGGTCGGGCGACCGCGCGGCCGTGCGGGATCACGTCTATCAAGCCTTGCGTTGCTGGCGCTCCTACGCCTGCCTTGGCGGCGGAGATACGGGGCGCGCACGCATGATCGGCGCCTTGCGCGCGGCCGATCTGGACCCTGATACCCTCTTTACCGGAGAGGGCCACGCGCCCGCGCCTTTGTCCGAGGCCGAGCGCGGCGCAGGAAGCTTGCCGAGCGGCGCCGATGCGCATGACTTGCCTGACTGGCTATGGGCACAGTTTCAATCGGATCTGGGAGAGGGTGCCGCCAGAGCGGCGCTGGCCCTGCGCGAACGGGCGCCGGTGATGCTGAGGGTCAACCTTGCCCGCGCGGGTCTGCAGGATGTCATTTCTCTTCTTGCCGAAGACGGTATTCACTCCGAGCCGCACCCTATTGCAAAGTCTGCACTTTTGGTGATTGACGGCGCGCGCCGCGTCGCGCGTAGTCGCGCCTATCTTGATGGGTTGGCCGAGCTGCAGGATGGCTCGGGTCAGGCCGCAATGGAAGCGATCCCGCTACCGTCAAACGGCGGCATCCTGGACTACTGCGCGGGTGGCGGTGGCAAGGCGCTGGCGCTTGCGGCACAGGGCGCTCGCAAGGTCTACGCACATGACATCGATGCGGCGCGTATGGCGGATCTGCCAGCGCGCGCCGCCCGGTCCGGTGCCGATGTGGAGATATTGGATGGATCAAAGCTTGTCGATAAGGCGCCGTACTCACTCATTTTATGTGATGCGCCTTGCTCTGGCAGCGGCACGTGGCGCCGCACGCCAGATGCAAAATGGCGTTTGACACCCGAACGTCTGGACGAGCTTAAGCAGATGCAATCCGCGATCCTGCGTGAGGCCGCGCAGCTCGTCGGGTCCGGGGGACGCTTGATTTATGCGACGTGCTCGGTTCTGCACGCAGAGAACGAAGCGCGCATCGACGCCTTTTTGCAGGCGACACCGAACTGGCATCAGACATTTGCACAGCGTTTTGACGTGTCGGATGGTGGCGACGG containing:
- a CDS encoding aromatic ring-hydroxylating oxygenase subunit alpha; translated protein: MAMTVTDLSSVRAPVETANGLPNAHYVDPAVFEEEKHALLYSQWAGLAVGADVPDPGDAVPITFLGMPLLLLRDKDGDVRVFQNICRHRGMILVEEPRKIEGAIRCPYHSWCYSTKGALVSTPHVGGPGQNTHPAIKRSELGLIEVRSHIWRDVVWINVSGDAPDFEEAMAPIIHRWREFDLPVHHGGAGSRFTLEVQTNWKLAVENYCESYHLPWVHPGLNSYSRLEDHYHIEEPGAFSGQGTMVYRQLTNENGDTFPDFADVGAKWNEQAEYIAAYPNVLLGVHRDHAFAIILEPKSLERTAEHIHLYYAEPGIDEGLKARNSQLWKTVFEEDIFVVEGMQKGRHVTSFDGGRFSPVMDSPTHCFHAWVAGKVEAHRGAAKAAE
- a CDS encoding DUF3140 domain-containing protein, which encodes MSSSKSRDQIWDEWRNLVNMAPKELEEFLETEESKSVGDSESGESTGHASGRRIVKILRTNKDDLSEDQWDHMAKVTGYIKRHTAQGGPDEDVKHSDWRYSLMNWGHDPLK
- the prfB gene encoding peptide chain release factor 2: MRAEIQNITQDINTSLELLRQRLGWETAQHRLEEFNARVEDPGLWDDPAKAQKLMRDRQSLVDALETHDSIQSELSDNIELIEMGEAEGDADVVTEAETALKALKKRAAAKELEALLNGEADANDTFLEINAGAGGTESCDWANMLARMYVRWAEKRGYTVELQSEQSGDEAGIKSAAYKISGHNAYGWLKSESGVHRLVRISPFDSAAKRHTSFCSVWVYPVVDDDIEIEVNPADIRIDTYRSSGAGGQHVNTTDSAVRITHHPTGIVVTSSEKSQHQNRDIAMKALKSRLYQLELDRRNAAINEAHDAKGDAGWGNQIRSYVLQPYQMVKDLRTQVETSDTKGVLDGDLDQFMAATLAMNVSGKSRAEAQGE
- a CDS encoding helix-turn-helix domain-containing protein, which encodes MADLHSPQANRDADPARIRAIFGENLRKLSADYPSIAGLCRDLGINRTQFNRYLTGESFPRPDVLDRICQFFGTDARILLEPADSLRNASFDLLDHPAVAGFFGKEPVTVPEDLFPSGIYRFVRRSFVDETLFVRGLIYIHRQDGYTFLRGSEPLDALRRQGLSTARHDREFRGIVLRQEEGIMILVTHRNSLACSFNFLAPETSFQSNLWEGYVTRTVREKIAGIRAARMVYEHLGGNTAAILAAARGKSLVGLDDLPPFHARLLRLDQPFR
- a CDS encoding HD domain-containing protein, yielding MTKSGPTVSFTQMKDGTREDYELLEKLEQPFLAGTAGRLLKELAAQADETLAGYQITRLEHGLQAATRARQDGADRDWVVAALLHDIGDRLAPQNHDRMAAEILRPYVREEVAWVVEHHGIFQMAYYAHHYGWDPEERQKFRHHPCYQSCADFCERWDQSSFDPDYPMDPLDSFAADVCDVFARKAYDPSVIRPGVVLGLPSRQ
- a CDS encoding NAD(P)H-binding protein encodes the protein MTRPPKSVLLLGATGTIGRATFSALVAADYTVCAPVRHGSDSSDLPGAVFCDMTQDALLALMTEHDCVAVISCVASRSGAPEDAHAIDHGLNSLALGAAIRAGATHFVLLSAICVQKPMLAFQRAKLAFEAELQAAPITWSIVRPTAYFKSLSGQMARVRAGKPFLLFGDGALTACKPIGNEDLARYLASCLSDAQLQNRILPIGGPGPAITPRAQGEMLFDALGRRPRFQHVPLALMSCIKAGLILGGLASRRLRSKAELARIGHYYATESMLVWDAARGRYDADATPEFGVQTLADHYAQLAANKITDDRGAHAVF
- a CDS encoding acetolactate synthase 3 large subunit — protein: MTRQMTGAKMVVQALKDQGVEVVFGYPGGAVLPIYDEVFQQEGIQHILVRHEQGAVHAAEGYARSSGKPGVVLVTSGPGATNAVTGLTDALLDSIPIVVLTGQVPTFMIGSDAFQEADTVGITRPCTKHNWLVKDTAKLSATIHEAFHVATKGRPGPVLVDIPKDVQFASADYVGPQKVRTSHYQPQVKGDLDAITELVAAMETAKRPVFYTGGGVINSGPAASQLLRELVEATGIPITSTLMGLGAYPASGKGWLGMLGMHGLYEANMAMHDCDLMINIGARFDDRITGRLDAFSPGSKKAHIDIDPSSINKVIKTDIPIVGDIAHVLEDLLNVWKSRGRKVNAEAIGKWNARIDEWRKVDCLSFKQAGKVIKPQHALARLEALTKGHDRYITTEVGQHQMWAAQYLGFEDPNRWMTSGGLGTMGYGFPASIGVQMAHRDALVINVAGEASWLMNMQEMGTAIQFRLPVKQFILNNERLGMVRQWQELLHGERYSHSWSEALPDFVKLAEAFGAKGIRCEDPADLDDAINEMIKYDGPVIFDCLVEKHENCFPMIPSGEPHNKMLLGEASTKDAIGSKGAVMV
- the ilvN gene encoding acetolactate synthase small subunit, which gives rise to MSALKIKKGSNKHSAYNLRPNFSDVEERHTLAVLVDNEAGVLARVIGLFSGRGYNIDSLTVAEIDHEGHMSRITIVTTGTPQVIEQIKAQLGRIVPVHGVNDLTVEGRAVERELALMKVICTGDKRVEALRLADIFRTNVVDSTLDSFTFEITGTSEKIDAFADLMRPLGLSDLARTGIAALPRGS